GCAGGTGCAGACCTAAACCAGGAAGGGCAGGCCTGGTGGGGCCTTTGCCAAGGGCAGAGCAGGAAAGGGCATAGGAGAGAGGCCATTCTGGGCTGCTGAGTGAGGGGTGAAGGTCCAGGAATAGGATGAGGAGGGCAAAGGGAAGGCTGATCAGGGGCTTTGGTCAACACCCTCTAACAGCCAGCCAGTAAAGCAAAACTTCTCAGTCCCAGTTTCCACAGCTACCATGCAATTTATTGTCCAAACCTGGATGCTTTTGAGAGTGAAAGTGACAATTATTCCAGGACAACAGGAGTAAAGTAGGCCTGTCCTGGGCAGTGGGATGTGTGGTCACCCTAGCCTGGAGCACAAGTCTGGTCCTTGTGCTCCAACTCTGGCCCACAGGGACACCCTCCCTGTGACTGTTGCCTCCCCTAACCTGGCCGGGGCACTGAAGCTGGATTAACACCCTGGAGCACCCCAACCCACGTCGGAGCCAAGCTTGTGGAAAGGCAGGGTCTCCCCCATCCAAGGTCCTTCTCCCCACACCCTCTGCTTTCCTGATGACTCACATGGGTGCCACCACTGTCTGGGGGAAATGGCAACCCCCAGAGGAATGTGGTCCTTCCTGGTGCCCAGTGGGGGACAACCTGGAAAACCCCTAGGAGCCTGTCCACCCTAGAAGGGTGCATGGAGAGGCCAGAGTGGGGTTCACCCATGTCCCCCTGCCTGTCCATGACCCCCTGGCAAAACCCTGGgatccccagcctcctccctcctacTTGTCCCCCATTTCTAACGGGCTGCCAGGAGGTGTCCCCACATTACCAGTTCCTGGTTCTAGCtcagccctccccagcccctgcctgggtACATGGCAACAGGTACACACCAGGTCTTGCAGCCTTCAAATCATCTTCCCTGACACAACACTTAAACCCAAGCCTGAACACAATACTCCAAgtagacaaaacaaaaagaacaaaaagacccTTCCgtgggaggaaaaacaaaaacatcactaTAGAACTCAACTTCCCTACAAGATAAAGTCTAACACTTCCTCTATGAACTGACTGCAGAGTAGCTCTCAGCCTTGTCGCCAACACTGCAAGGCTTCTTGCACGCGGCCACCTACCAGCTGCTCTCTATCGCTTTCCCCTTTGCTTGTGCCATCCCCACACACCCGGAATGCCTCCTCTGTCTGCTGGATTCCTGCAGCTTCTTTAAGGCCCTCCTAGACCTGACCACCTCTGCCCCAACCCAAGTTCCTGGAGTTGCCCTTAACCAGACCAGGTGTGAGGGCACTCCTGTGCCTCCCGTCTTCCACAGCGGGAGCTTGACCTACCATAGACTCAATAAACAGCAGCTGAACTGGCTGATCCTTCCTACTCACTCCTGGTTCTCCAGAAAGGTGCCCTTGGAGATGGACAAGTTGATTCCCGAGTTGCCTGCTAACTCTGAAATCCCTTAATGCTGCAGCCTAGGCCTCGGCACTCAACCATCACTCTGTTTGAATCCCaccagcaaaaaataaataatttttttttaatgccactaTATCAGAAGTCCTAAGAAAAGGCCCAGGAATGCCTGTGGATCCCCAAAACCCTCTCAGGGGGACTGcaaggtcaaaattattttcatagtcAAACTAAGAGGTTATCTGCCTTTTTACTCACATTTCCTCTGAAGTGTAGAGTGGAGTTTTCCATAACTTTATGAAAGGTGGATTTGCAACAAAATGAATGCAGAAACAAATGAGAACCCAGCTGCTTTCATCAAgcaaaaaattaagaacataaaaCAGCGCTATTCTTTTCACTAAATTTGCTTGTTTTGGAAAAgattcatttttccttaaaaatgttaaagtttattttaaggagagagtacgcaagtgggggagggacagagagagagggagagagaatcccaagcagcaccaCTCAGAGTTCCAGttccacaaactgagatcatgacctgagctgaaatcaagagtcagacccttaacaactaagccacccaggtgcccataaaaatacattaacatgtaatagattgtttttatttttagtaatacaTTTTACACTTCTCCATTTGAATCTCTAATACACTAAATGTTGCCAAATGTTATATCCCAGGTAAACAACAACCCCTGGGATCCtcagtttttaatttgtaaagaagTCCTGAGACCCCTACATCCTCATACCTTCCATCACCCCTCTGTTGCGTCTctcagcaatttctttttttatttttgagagagagagacagagcgcaagcaggggagggtcagagagagagggagacacagaatctcaaggagactgcaggctccgagctgtcagcacagagcccgatgcagggctcgaactcacgaaccacaagatcatgacctgagcccaagtcagacactaaccagctgagctacccaggcactttttttttttttttttaatatttatttttgagagagagcgagcatgagtggaggaggggcagagagagggggggaagacagaggatctgaagtaggctctgtactgacagcccagagcccaatgtggggctcaaactgagccgaagtcggacacttaactgactgagctacccagtgcCCTAGCAATCAATTTCTTCAGTGATCTCCTTTCCCTCCTACAGGTTCCCCAGCTCTGTGGCTTCATGCCACTCTTCTGAAATTGCTCTGAGGCCACAGAGCACCCTCTGCTATTTCATCTAATGGATGCTCCTCTCTCTTTATTGCCCTGACCATTCAGCAGCATTACCCTGGTTCTTCTATCTCTCCAGCTGCTTGCTCTCCACTTTCCTTGCTTCACTCAAGCCACCAGGGCTGAGCATGGGccctgttctcttttctccccacttCCAAGGCTTTCAAGTACTGCCTCCGTGTGTATGGCCCCAGATCTCTTACTCCAGCCCATATTTCTCTCTGAATCACAGACCCACATTCCCCAGCTGCCCCCTGAATATCCATGTGGATGCCATTGCCCtacacaggcacccccagatcAAACACTCATGCAGAGCTGATCTCTACCCCTGCCCTTCCAGACCTACAACTGTACTAGCAGCCCTGGACCTCTACCCCTCCCTCGATCTCCCCTTCATCCAGCCACACCCAACCCTGCCAGCCTCATGCCCTGGCGACTGTCAGATCTATCCTCCCTTCTGTCCCCACTGCCTCACCTCAGCTCAGGCCACCTTCATCCTTCCCTAGGCTGTCTTTGGCCTTCCTGCTCCAACCTGACAGAAACCAGGGCTCCTCTTAAGCAGTCTTTTCACTCAGAATTCACAGGAGGCCCCCACCAACCCAGGAGGGATGCCACCTCTATAGCACAGCTAATCAGGCCCAGCCACAGGATGTGGTCCTGCCACCTGTCCAGTCCTGTGTCCAATCCCCCATGCCACTCTGTCCACTCTGTCCCAGCTAGcctgacctttcttccttctcttgcaCAAGTTGTTCCTTGCCTCTTTTCACCAGAGACCCCTTCTCAGGCTCAGAGCTTGGCCTCATCATTCCCTCCcccagaaagccttccctgaccaccaccTCCATGTCAGGAGCTCACTCTTGGCCTCCCATCACAGCACATTTCATGCTAAATGGTCCCATTCAGAGTCTCTTAGTACCCAAGGAGGAAGATTGCTTCACTGCCACATCCCCAGTGCCCAGGTCAGTGTCTGGCATACAGCAGTTTAGTAAATACTTGAATGAATAAGGCTTGAAGAATGGGAGCCCATGTACAGCTGACAggaagccctccccacccctgcttggtAGAGAGCAGGGCTCTGTTCTGAGCACCCAAACTGGCTGTCTTGCCCTGCCCTGACCCAGGAGGTGCTGTCCAAGTCTCCCTGCCACCCGCTGCCCCCTCCTGCTGTGTTGCCCTGACAAACTCCCAGAAGAACTTGGCTGGACTCCACACTTCTCCCATCAATGGTAAGACACGAGGCCACCAACACACCGGGCACAACAGCTGCCCAACTTGGTCAGAGCTGACCCCTCTGGGGACACCCAGACCAATCCAGGGCACCAGCcataacagcagcagcagcaaaacaTACCACATAGCATCCCAATGTAAACTGACGCTCAGGGGACTGAAGAGTTTTTTGGAGGTCACTAGGCCAGTGAGGCTGGGGTGCAAGCAGGCTCTTCTGCTGCAAGAAGGCGGTCACCTGGGCCCTATACCCATTCTGCAGGCCCAGGACTAGAAGCTGAGCCCACTGAGACGTCATTCTGAGACCCTGGGGCTGGGATTTGCACTTGCGGatcagggtggggaggagcagccAGGGGCACACTGAGAGGGAACAAGTAGCAGCCAAGAGGGCACTCTGGCAACTCATTCCATTGTGAGCAAGACTCCTGGCAGGTCAAGTTAACAGAGAAAGCACAGATCACACCACAGTCCCAGAAGACAACAGTAAACACAATTTTGATCTCAGAATCACAGGGCCACTTAGGTCCTCCAGGCCGGagttctctgctatcagcactACTCAAGTCATCACCACACTACTCTAACCCACATGCTCCTTTAGCAGGAAGCCAGGGGTCCAGTCATGCTGTCACGAAGAGGCAGCAGCTAGAGGAAGACCTGGTGTGACCTCCAAGCCTGCTGGCCTATTTGGGGCAGctgagagcaggagcagggcacCAGGTCTGTGGGAGGAACACTGCCTACAGGGCTGCCGAGTAGAGCCACATGGGCTGAATTCTGCACGACACTTAGTTGTGAATGGTGCCCATGAGAGTGCTGTGCCCTGGCTGCTGGTCCTGCCTGCTCAGCTACCTggaagagagggatggagacaaagagggagcccctgcccctctcatgAGCCTTCCAGGGCTTTACCGTCTTACTTGCCCCAATGTCCCATCTGAAGAAAGAACCACAATGCAGCACAACACAGATAATAAGGGATCAGTTTATGGGTAACAGTATCGGTCAGACTGAGAAGGTACCAGGCCTTTAGTGAGGAGCTATAGGCCTCaacagacaagaaaacagaggGACAGGGAAACAAAGCCAGATGGCTAAAAGAGGCCCAGGCAACTGTGCCTGGGCTCCAGATCCAGTTCTGCCCTAGGAatgtgggaggaagaggaagagcaagACCCGCAGGTGCCTCAGTTCTTGTAAGGCCCCCTTCTCTTCAATCCCTCCTGTCCCTTACCAGCAGGCTGGGACTTTTCACAGGTGGTATATTTCCGGGGCTAGGAACAGTTGGTCTGGGGATGGGGAGCCAGTGGCCTGGGTGGTATGGGGTTAGCAGCAGCACTGGGGGGAATCTAGTCAGGCACCGCTCAGCAGGGCCCCTATGTCCAGGGCaggccccccaccctgcccactaCACCAACATGGTGCAATAAATAGTTTCAAGTAATAAGTCAGTGTCAGGCAGGAGAACTGGAGACTGCTGGGATAGGCAGGGGTTTAGGGAGAGAAGCTCCCAGCCACCCACCAAGTCCTCTCAGTGAGCTCCAGCTGTATCAAGTCCACTGTGTGCCACAGGAGTAGGGATGTGGCCCCATGTCTACGTGGGCACTCCCTGCAGGGGCTCAACCCCTCAGACCAGTGCCAAAGCCTGCTCAGTGGGGCAGAAACAGGGCAGCATAGTGCCCACAGCGTCCACGATGGCTGCCAGGTGCTCATCCTGTGCCTGGGGCCCACAGAGCTGCATGAAGTCTGCCAGGCGTAGCAAGTACTCGAGGTTGTGACCAGAGAAGCCGCGACAGGCCAGGATCTGAGTTGCAATGGCCTCTTCAGGCGCAGGGCCCAGGTAACCAGGATTTTGTGGGGTGGCCACATAAGCCAATGCCTTGAGTGGTTGGTCAGGGTTATCTTGGGGGTAGAAGGTGACTTCCTTGGTATCATAGCCACCAAGCACTGCCTCCCGCACGTTCAGGTACTTCAGGGCCTCGCTCACCTGCTCACCTTGAACCTGGTATGCCACACCCCAAGTGCAGCCCTAGGAGGAAACACGGACACCGGGGTCAGTCAAAACAGCTCCTGGCTGGTCCCACCTCAGGTCTGCGCTCTATAAGGCAAGTGGGCAGAGGACTGATGAGTCATCTAGTAGCAATACATCAAGCTCATTCTCCCTTTGTTAACAAGGGCTGACAAGGTGGTCTGCCCCAAGGCAGAAGAGGACTCCTACTCAGAGTGTAGCTTGAGAACCAGTGGTATCATCTGTACACTTAAGTCGAATGTGAGGAATTTAAGGCCCCACCCTGGTCCATTTAAattgaaatctgcattttaacaaggtcctCAGAGCGTTCTTGTGAAAAGCACTGAGCTAGACCACCCTTCCCCTCAGCCAGTGTGGCACCTAATCTAGCCTGCAGCCAAGGACACATAAGCTCTCTTAGACCCTCCATGCTAGGCCCTATGGGGTCTCTCTCTTGACTTGGACACTTACCTCATGATCTTCAAGTAGGGTCACCACACGGCCAggctgaggagaaaggaaagattttGAAAAAGATAAGTTAGGAATCAGCTCCGCCACCGGTACTAAAGGAAACCCTTATTAACACTGCTGGCCCAGGCCTCAGAGAACCCCACGCATCCAGGGGAAAGTGGAGAGAGTGATGCATGACTACAGGAGAAACAGACACATGGCAGTGGCCCAAACTGATAAATCAGAAACATTCATCAACATTGTGATCCACAGGATCACAGATTCCAGCCATCACAGTGATCTACTGGGCACAGAAATTTAAGCCACAAAGCCCAAGCACAGGTTTACACACTTCCCCCACCAGCACCGAGGCACCGGCTGCCCAGAGAACCCCAGGGCACTGGTGCCCACTACCCTGCCCCCAACTCCTGCATTCCCCTGAGCATAGTCAGATGCTCACCATCTTGTCGCTGCCCCGATGGAAGGTGTCTCCCTGCCAGAAGCGGCGGCTATAGCCGCGCACGAAACCCACACGGCTGTCACTGTAGGCGAAGTCGGGCCTCCACACGAGAGAGCCGTACCCGAAAATCCACAGGGCTTGGGGGTCACCGTCATCCCGGGGGTGCTGCACCGGTGACGAAGTGGGCGGCGAGGCGGGAGGAGTGTTCTGGGCTGTGGACTCCTGCTTCATGGTGCCGGGCACAGGGACGAGCCCGGCGGCCTCCGGGGCTGGTCTCCGGCGCGGGCACGGAAGGACCAACGGACGCGCACACCTGGCCTGGCACCGCTTGGTCGCTCCAGCTGCGCGGCCCCTTCGGAGGCGCCTTTTAAACCCTCCGGCCAGGAGGGCCCCCGCCCACCGCGCCAGCTGTCGCGGTGATTGGGGCGGGGCAAGTCCCCTTTTGACCAATCACCTTCGTGTTTTGCTTCCCGGTTAACCGCGCCGCCCTCTGAGTGGGTAACTGAGGGACCTGCCCTGGACCCAGCTCGCCCGCTGATTGGCTCGGTTCCACCTCTGTAGCAAATCTGGCAGGAGTGATGCAACCGCGGGGGAGGTTTTCCCAGCTCCGGCATGCAGCAAGGGCACCTCGGATTGCGTCAGGCGCCGGGCAGTGGGCACCGACGCGGGCACTGGTCGTCTCTCCGGCAGCCCCTCCTTGGCCTGGGCCCTTCAGCAACCAGGACCGGCGGGTCACAGGTGGGCGTCGCCTCAGCATCCCTGCGGGTGCACCTGGTCGGGTCACTGCCCCCAGTTAGCACGGACTCATTACCAGGGCCTGTGCAGGGCACGTCCCGCAGGAGCTCTATGGGAGGCGTAAGCGCCCGTCTCTGGGGCTCCTCCGCCTGGGAGCACGTCACGTACTCTAGAGAAGCAGTTGGAGACACCTTCTGCATTCCACACAGGTGCCTCACGCGGTTGGCCCGCGTgagcaaatggagaaactgagtcacGGGGCTGGCAAGTGGTTCTGCAGAAGCTGCGAGGCTGAGTCAGGCCGGGCGCCGGGAACTTGCGGGCCTCACGTGAGGGGTACGCCCAGGGCCAGTTGTGGAACCCTCTGAGCCCAGGTACGCTTGGGGTGGAGCACTTGCAACCACCTATGTCACTTTGGTGGTGGTGTCCAGACCTGCGGAGAGAGGCCATAAAGACAGGCCTTTGTCCTTCTCTGCCCTGAGGCGAGAAGTTTAGTTCTGCTCAGACCTGAAACTTGTGCAACAATGATTGGGTTCATCCTTAGGCACAGAAGTTCCAGGACCTTCCGTAAGCGGCAGGCAACGCAGCCAAATTGACGCTCCCAGACGACGGTGAGCAGCTACCGGCCTTCTCTCTTTGCTGTTGGCCTCCTGACCCACGGAGGGTCTGCAGGCTGTCTGGGTTGAGCCCCCTCAGCAGGGGCAAAAGGCTGCCCCTGGGGATGTCTCTGGCTGGAAAGGGGGAACAGAGGCAGCAGCAgacctgccccgcccccactcaccccccccccccccaactgcagAACAGCCTCGGGGAAACTGCTAATGAGGTCCAGGGTGAGCCCTCTGGCAGGCGAAATGGGCAATATTGCTTCTCATTATATTCTAATTAGATGTTTAAACTAAAAATCACCTGCACACTTAAAGTAGTCATTCCAAAAGTGTTTAAGATACACACAAAAGTGTAAGTTGCACTTCAGTGTGTAGAGTATGAAGCTAGTTCtgtaaaagcaaaataagttacacattaatatttgtaaaagaagTAATCTGGAAGCATATACCTAAACTGTTAACAGAGCCTGTCACCAGAGAAGAACTTgcaatattaaatgtaaatgtttatgaaaaagtttgttggtggtggtagctgttgtttgtttgttttggttttgtctcTTACAAGGAGCATGAATTACTTTtccaattggaaaaaaaatacaggcaaaaTGGTTGTTTCTGGTCATTTCTTTCCCTCCGTTCTCCATGTTCACTCTCCCCTCTTCTGTACCCCCCATCCTGTCCCCTTTAGTCCATATGGCCGCCTCCTTTGCTACTAGCTTCTTAAG
This region of Lynx canadensis isolate LIC74 chromosome B3, mLynCan4.pri.v2, whole genome shotgun sequence genomic DNA includes:
- the CHAC1 gene encoding glutathione-specific gamma-glutamylcyclotransferase 1; translation: MKQESTAQNTPPASPPTSSPVQHPRDDGDPQALWIFGYGSLVWRPDFAYSDSRVGFVRGYSRRFWQGDTFHRGSDKMPGRVVTLLEDHEGCTWGVAYQVQGEQVSEALKYLNVREAVLGGYDTKEVTFYPQDNPDQPLKALAYVATPQNPGYLGPAPEEAIATQILACRGFSGHNLEYLLRLADFMQLCGPQAQDEHLAAIVDAVGTMLPCFCPTEQALALV